From Canis lupus familiaris isolate Mischka breed German Shepherd chromosome 16, alternate assembly UU_Cfam_GSD_1.0, whole genome shotgun sequence, one genomic window encodes:
- the LOC119874678 gene encoding ral guanine nucleotide dissociation stimulator-like, with product MDMWFVSRPLNRHLGPRGPGRMYTPRKNVWVESCTRVVGCEQEEGVVCPTASRSREVPCAANGGQRRLRGAGAAAGKGHQIVLTKLSRTELLEHKVRQLLLALQRRDVIYVLSFLEDYHQFATTDEVLDLLFTEYGCIADAWGNNDVVLQCWKLAISFMMEIWLNYYGDDFHQFPEFPSLIKLLQILRQHMPGTDAHLRALRHLRQFRRLHAAEREAGALARGKHPEPTLECTPAPTVGPAAPWGLAAGAEGLACDEPPAGEAKPLQIVVTAALQESPAPLGALEEEQAPPPALEVVDVPQPPPNSMEQLASGMEQPVKPPEEPAPAPTVEPGEGSGSEGIVAAGDEDLVKAEMLVPEVKVVHVLVEPMVPCPDEEEPPAPMATPEE from the exons GACCTCGTGGACCTGGACGCATGTACACACCAAGGAAGAACGTGTGGGTGGAG AGCTGCACCCGGGTCGTGGGGTGCGAGCAGGAGGAAGGGGTCGTCTGCCCCACCgcctccaggagcagggaggtgCCCTGCGCAGCTAACGGAGGCCAGCGCAGGCTCAGG GGTGCAGGGGCCGCGGCCGGGAAGGGGCATCAGATCGTCCTGACCAAGCTCAGCCGGACGGAGCTGCTGGAGCACAAAGTCCGACAACTGCTGCTCGCCTTGCAGCGCAGGGACGTCATCTACGTCCTCAGCTTCCTGGAAGATTACCATCAATTCGCCACCACGGACGAGGTGCTGGACCTGCTGTTCACcga GTATGGGTGCATCGCAGATGCGTGGGGTAACAACGATGTGGTCCTGCAGTGCTGGAAACT ggccatctcCTTCATGATGGAAATATGGTTGAATTATTATGGGGACGACTTTCATCAGTTCCCAGAATTTCCCTCCCTTATAAAACTCCTCCAAATACTAAGACAGCACATGCCAGGCACAGATGCGCATCTCCGGGCCCTGCGTCACCTGAGGCAATTCAGACGCCTCCATGCAGCGGAGcgagaggctgggg CTTTGGCCCGAGGAAAACACCCTGAACCCACTCTGGAGTGCACCCCAGCTCCAACCGTGGGGCCTGCTGCCCCGTggggcctggctgctggggctgagggcttggcCTGCGATGAGCCGCCTGCTGGGGAGGCAAAGCCCCTGCAGATAGTGGTCACTGCTGCCCTGCAGGAGTCCCCTGCAcccctgggagccctggaggaggagcaggcgcCACCCCCTGCTCTCGAGGTCGTGGATGTGCCCCAGCCACCTCCTAACTCGATGGAGCAACTGGCCTCGGGGATGGAGCAACCCGTTAAGCCACCCGAagagcccgccccagctcccactGTGGAGCCTGGGGAAGGTTCAGGGTCTGAAGGGATAGTGGCTGCTGGAGATGAGGACTTGGTCAAGGCAGAGATGCTGGTTCCTGAGGTGAAGGTGGTGCACGTGCTGGTCGAACCTATGGTTCCCTGCCCCGATGAGGAGGAGCCACCTGCTCCCATGGCCACCCCGGAGGAGTAG